A genomic stretch from uncultured Cohaesibacter sp. includes:
- a CDS encoding ROK family transcriptional regulator produces MKIRKATIRAVFGSNAGSAGAHNRRVIIDAIRVNKALSRAELARATKLTKQTVSNIIDELEQDGLVMPLGTIREGRGKPATPYTLASNGAFAIGLQIDRDVARLIVVNLTGDILIRRSVKLDSINPEEGFETLVDLVNAARADLEQMYCGASRRTAGLGVAMPGPFGKLAAINNEPNNDAYSMAVWQSFPLVERLKERTGLEVSLQNDAAAATIAEKLLGNADSFRNVVCFYFGFGLGAGMIINGELYTGTNGNAGEIGLVKPLGSTDETESLEHAASLASLCHAMGWNPSDDDLFEHITNALKEEDPTMQSWLEGAAEHLRWAAQAIQLMFAPEATILCATAPKPLIDRLVCMINALMKNTGSPCATPSMIVGTADLWAVAIGAASEPISNNFSPRHSALVKS; encoded by the coding sequence ATGAAAATCAGAAAAGCGACCATTCGCGCGGTGTTTGGAAGCAATGCCGGAAGCGCCGGAGCCCACAATCGACGCGTGATCATCGATGCGATCCGCGTCAACAAGGCACTGTCGCGGGCAGAGCTTGCGCGCGCCACAAAGCTGACCAAACAGACCGTCTCCAATATCATCGACGAATTGGAGCAGGACGGATTGGTCATGCCTTTAGGGACGATCCGCGAAGGGCGCGGCAAACCGGCAACGCCCTATACGCTGGCGTCCAATGGCGCCTTTGCCATCGGCCTGCAAATAGACCGCGATGTCGCGCGCCTGATCGTGGTGAACCTCACCGGAGACATCCTGATAAGGCGGTCTGTAAAGCTTGATTCCATCAATCCGGAGGAGGGGTTCGAAACTCTGGTTGATCTAGTCAACGCCGCCAGAGCCGACCTTGAGCAGATGTACTGCGGCGCATCCAGACGCACGGCAGGCCTAGGCGTCGCCATGCCGGGGCCTTTCGGCAAGCTGGCAGCCATCAATAATGAGCCCAACAATGATGCCTATTCCATGGCGGTCTGGCAGAGTTTCCCGCTTGTCGAGCGGCTGAAGGAAAGAACCGGGCTGGAAGTAAGCCTGCAAAATGACGCAGCAGCCGCCACCATTGCCGAAAAGCTCTTGGGCAATGCCGACAGCTTCCGCAACGTCGTATGCTTCTATTTCGGCTTTGGCCTCGGAGCCGGCATGATTATCAATGGCGAGCTCTACACAGGCACCAATGGCAACGCGGGGGAAATCGGCCTTGTCAAACCCCTTGGCAGCACCGATGAAACAGAAAGCCTGGAGCACGCAGCCTCTCTGGCATCCTTATGTCACGCCATGGGCTGGAACCCTTCTGACGATGATCTTTTCGAGCATATTACCAACGCCCTAAAGGAAGAGGATCCCACGATGCAAAGCTGGCTTGAAGGGGCAGCCGAGCATCTAAGATGGGCCGCGCAAGCCATTCAGCTGATGTTTGCACCCGAAGCAACCATCCTCTGCGCCACGGCCCCGAAGCCTTTGATTGATCGCCTGGTTTGCATGATCAATGCCCTCATGAAAAACACAGGCAGCCCTTGTGCCACACCATCCATGATTGTGGGAACCGCAGATCTCTGGGCCGTCGCAATCGGGGCTGCATCCGAGCCAATCAGCAACAATTTCTCGCCACGCCACTCTGCATTGGTCAAGAGCTAA
- a CDS encoding extracellular solute-binding protein: MVSGAALAETQLNALFMAQAAYSEDDIRAMTTEFEKANPDVKINLEFVPYEGLHDKTVLSQGAGGGYDVVLYDVIWPAEYAQNNVLVDVTDKITDKMEAGILPGAWTTVSYDGKRYGMPWILDTKYLFYNKEMLKKAGIEKAPTTWAELKADAQKIKDAGILEYPIVWSWAQAEAAICDYTTLVSAYGGDFIKDGKPAFAEGGALDALNYMVDSYKSGLTNPNSKEFLEEDVRNVFQNGDAAFALNWTYMYNLANDPKESKVGGNVGVVAAPGVEGISKESAVNGSMGLGITSTSEHPDEAWDYIVFMTSQKVQNDYARLSLPIWASSYTDPAVTEGQEELIAAAEKGLAVMYPRPLTPHYQEMSLALQQGIQEALLGMASPKDALEAAAENSGLE; encoded by the coding sequence ATGGTTTCCGGTGCCGCGCTTGCCGAAACCCAGCTCAATGCCCTGTTTATGGCGCAGGCCGCTTACAGCGAAGATGATATTCGCGCCATGACGACCGAATTTGAAAAAGCCAATCCTGATGTAAAGATCAACCTGGAATTTGTGCCTTACGAAGGCCTGCATGACAAGACGGTGCTCTCTCAGGGCGCTGGCGGCGGCTATGATGTGGTCCTGTATGATGTGATTTGGCCTGCCGAATATGCTCAGAATAATGTTCTGGTGGATGTCACTGACAAGATCACGGACAAAATGGAAGCGGGCATTTTGCCTGGCGCGTGGACGACCGTCAGCTATGATGGCAAACGCTATGGCATGCCGTGGATCCTCGATACCAAATATCTTTTCTACAACAAGGAAATGCTTAAGAAAGCCGGTATCGAGAAAGCACCAACCACCTGGGCCGAGTTGAAGGCGGATGCGCAAAAGATCAAGGATGCGGGTATCTTGGAATATCCAATCGTATGGAGCTGGGCTCAGGCCGAAGCAGCTATCTGCGATTATACCACGCTCGTTAGCGCCTATGGCGGCGACTTCATCAAGGATGGGAAACCTGCCTTTGCTGAAGGCGGCGCTCTGGATGCCCTCAATTATATGGTTGATAGCTACAAGTCTGGGCTGACCAACCCGAACTCCAAGGAATTCCTCGAAGAAGATGTCCGTAATGTCTTCCAGAATGGCGATGCGGCTTTCGCGCTTAACTGGACCTATATGTATAACCTTGCCAATGATCCAAAAGAGAGCAAGGTTGGCGGCAATGTTGGCGTCGTTGCGGCTCCGGGTGTTGAGGGCATCAGCAAGGAATCTGCTGTCAACGGCTCCATGGGCCTCGGTATCACCTCAACTTCCGAGCATCCTGATGAAGCATGGGACTATATTGTCTTCATGACTTCCCAGAAGGTTCAGAATGACTATGCTCGCCTCAGTTTGCCAATCTGGGCCAGCTCCTACACTGACCCCGCAGTGACCGAAGGTCAGGAAGAATTGATTGCAGCTGCCGAGAAAGGCCTTGCAGTCATGTATCCCCGTCCTTTGACCCCGCATTATCAGGAAATGTCCCTTGCGCTTCAACAGGGCATTCAGGAAGCTCTGCTGGGCATGGCCTCTCCAAAGGATGCGCTTGAAGCAGCAGCTGAAAATAGCGGACTTGAATAA
- a CDS encoding sugar ABC transporter permease: MLSDRKTLHVWLLMLPLLCVMIAVIGWPLIDTIRLSFTNTRLVGSEGDFVGLHNFTKMLSSRNFQRAFSATMQFTLISVTLEIVIGVLVGLLLNQKFYGRAILRGMLILPWALPTVVNATLWRLIYNPEYGAFNAALLKLGIIDQYQSWLGQPQTAMMALIFADLWKNFPLVALIALAALQSVPNDIKNAAISDGANAFRRFRYVILPYLVGPLMVAVVLRTIEAFKVFDIIWIMTRGGPANSTRTLSILVYQEAFAFQRAGSGASLALIITLAITVLAVIYIRIMRSWAGGTN, translated from the coding sequence ATGTTGTCTGACCGCAAGACCCTTCATGTCTGGTTGTTGATGCTTCCGCTTCTGTGCGTCATGATCGCAGTGATCGGGTGGCCACTGATCGACACGATCCGTCTTTCTTTTACCAACACCCGTCTTGTTGGCTCAGAAGGCGATTTCGTCGGCCTGCATAATTTCACCAAGATGCTTTCAAGCCGGAATTTTCAGCGCGCCTTTTCAGCGACGATGCAGTTTACATTGATTTCGGTCACCCTTGAAATCGTGATTGGTGTGCTGGTAGGGCTGCTGCTCAATCAGAAATTCTATGGTCGCGCCATTCTACGGGGCATGTTGATCTTGCCTTGGGCCTTGCCGACGGTGGTCAATGCCACCTTGTGGCGCCTGATCTACAATCCTGAATATGGTGCCTTCAATGCCGCACTGCTCAAGCTGGGCATTATAGACCAATATCAATCATGGCTCGGGCAGCCGCAAACGGCGATGATGGCGCTTATATTTGCCGACCTTTGGAAGAATTTCCCGCTGGTGGCACTAATCGCTCTGGCCGCTTTGCAATCGGTTCCCAATGACATCAAGAATGCAGCCATCTCGGATGGCGCCAACGCCTTCAGGCGCTTCCGCTATGTCATCTTGCCTTATCTGGTCGGCCCTTTGATGGTGGCCGTTGTTCTGCGCACGATTGAAGCCTTCAAGGTGTTTGACATCATCTGGATCATGACGCGCGGCGGACCCGCCAACTCCACGCGCACCTTATCGATACTCGTCTATCAGGAAGCCTTTGCCTTCCAGCGAGCCGGGTCTGGTGCCTCGCTCGCCCTGATTATTACGCTTGCCATTACCGTTCTGGCCGTCATTTACATCCGCATCATGCGCAGCTGGGCAGGAGGAACCAACTGA
- a CDS encoding carbohydrate ABC transporter permease has product MEHQSRTFAIFVHVMALLVALVILAPLLWLFIMSVSSNADLSAKPLHFWPDVFDFSRYGQLLSRSDNSMGEAFVASLFNSIKVASMATLIALAIGIPAGWAASRNPRVGWSLGAVVATYMLPPVALSVPLYMILAKTGMLNTTWGLALVYLSILAPFSTWLLKSGFDPIPRDLEMAAAIDGARLDQTLRIVVLPLAMPVIATSLIFAFLLAWDEFFYALLFTSNQQAKTLTVAIADLAGGRVSDYGLIATAGVLAALPPVFVGVLMQRALISGLTNGGVKG; this is encoded by the coding sequence ATGGAGCATCAATCGCGCACTTTCGCCATTTTCGTTCATGTCATGGCGCTTCTGGTGGCTCTTGTCATTCTGGCTCCGCTCTTGTGGCTTTTCATCATGAGCGTGTCTTCCAATGCGGATCTTTCTGCCAAGCCGCTGCATTTCTGGCCCGATGTTTTTGACTTCTCGCGTTATGGCCAGTTGCTCTCGCGCAGTGACAACTCCATGGGAGAGGCTTTTGTGGCTTCTCTGTTCAACAGCATCAAGGTGGCCAGCATGGCAACGTTGATCGCTTTGGCCATTGGCATTCCTGCCGGTTGGGCTGCCTCGCGCAATCCGCGTGTCGGGTGGTCGCTCGGGGCGGTTGTTGCCACTTATATGCTGCCGCCCGTTGCGCTTTCCGTACCGCTCTACATGATCCTTGCCAAGACAGGCATGTTGAACACCACGTGGGGGCTTGCCCTTGTCTATCTGAGCATCCTTGCGCCCTTCTCTACCTGGCTACTCAAGTCTGGCTTTGATCCGATCCCGCGGGATCTGGAAATGGCCGCTGCAATTGACGGGGCGCGTCTGGATCAAACCTTGCGCATTGTTGTTCTGCCTCTCGCCATGCCGGTGATCGCGACCTCGCTGATCTTTGCCTTCCTGTTGGCGTGGGATGAATTCTTCTATGCGCTTCTCTTTACCTCAAACCAGCAGGCCAAAACCCTGACTGTTGCCATAGCCGATTTGGCAGGTGGGCGCGTGTCTGACTATGGCCTGATTGCAACGGCTGGCGTGTTGGCTGCGTTGCCCCCGGTTTTTGTCGGTGTCCTCATGCAACGCGCCCTTATTTCCGGCCTCACCAATGGAGGCGTGAAAGGTTGA
- a CDS encoding aminotransferase, with protein sequence MNKKQETEAQLAIYDEMARQFQDSKASIDGAKEPAEKIAASLRQTGRLLLLGMGGSHAVGRALEPLYRAHGIDAIAVPLSEQLGQPLPVDGRTIIVTSQSGESAEVLRWFRDCAPKEHVFGLTMEPNSSLAGLAPCLVGVGGSEIPFAATRSLTVSAALHAAVLGALGRNLDDLFAILHGQPSFAIDEAVAALGDVNSVVTSSRQLQGVAEAIALGLTELSRLPCFSLEGGQFRHGPVEMLGKSVGVVLFRADDETCDLVTGFADFIAETESPLVVFDASGKAPIKGAITVTCAQAKGLAAIFSLLPAAQRFMVDFAASRVENVGTPLRCTKVTRVE encoded by the coding sequence ATGAACAAGAAACAAGAAACCGAGGCACAATTGGCTATTTATGACGAAATGGCCAGACAGTTTCAGGATAGCAAAGCCTCCATTGATGGCGCAAAAGAGCCCGCAGAAAAGATCGCAGCATCCTTGCGCCAGACCGGGCGATTGTTGCTGCTGGGTATGGGCGGATCGCATGCCGTGGGGCGTGCTCTTGAGCCGCTTTATCGTGCCCATGGCATTGACGCCATCGCCGTTCCCTTGTCTGAACAACTGGGTCAGCCGTTGCCAGTCGATGGGCGGACGATCATCGTCACATCCCAATCGGGCGAAAGCGCCGAGGTTTTGCGCTGGTTCCGCGATTGCGCGCCCAAGGAGCATGTGTTTGGCCTGACGATGGAGCCCAATTCCAGTTTGGCAGGGCTTGCGCCATGTCTTGTAGGGGTTGGAGGATCGGAGATTCCCTTTGCTGCGACAAGGAGCCTGACTGTGTCCGCCGCCCTTCATGCTGCTGTGCTCGGTGCGTTGGGGCGGAATCTGGATGACCTGTTTGCCATTCTGCATGGTCAGCCCTCTTTCGCTATTGATGAGGCGGTTGCCGCACTTGGTGATGTGAATAGCGTGGTTACCTCTTCGCGTCAGCTTCAGGGGGTGGCAGAAGCCATTGCGCTTGGGCTGACAGAGCTTTCGCGATTGCCCTGTTTCAGTTTGGAAGGCGGGCAATTCCGTCACGGGCCGGTGGAAATGCTCGGCAAGAGCGTCGGGGTCGTTTTGTTCCGCGCCGATGATGAAACCTGCGATCTGGTGACCGGCTTTGCAGACTTTATTGCAGAAACGGAGTCTCCGTTGGTGGTGTTTGATGCTTCGGGCAAAGCTCCGATCAAGGGCGCAATCACGGTCACTTGTGCGCAAGCCAAGGGCCTTGCCGCCATCTTTTCGCTTTTGCCTGCTGCGCAGCGGTTTATGGTCGATTTTGCCGCATCTCGCGTTGAGAATGTCGGTACGCCACTGCGATGCACCAAAGTCACCAGAGTTGAGTAA
- a CDS encoding carbohydrate kinase family protein, producing MKKNTLALATVGNVNVDLIMGPVSPNLPSGTELIVEHDELRVGGAAGNVALAWQALGCPYQIAANIGSDHFGKWLKAEFGAPAARWPAVSGGTTVSVGVTHPDGERTFLTTKGHLLTLSWPQVKEMIDWQTLSGGVLLVCGSFLTDSLTQDYAQMFAHARRHDVAIALDTGWPLDDWTEATRAKVLEWLANCHYSLFNQIEATSLSGLDDPQDAGKWLLEHMADDATVIIKRGGKGAMLMRSDCLLSCPAPKVSLVDTIGAGDVFNAAFFAARAQGKGWQEAMKTAIETASLAISTHPRCYLPTKKPETIHEFA from the coding sequence ATGAAGAAGAATACCTTAGCGCTGGCGACCGTTGGCAATGTGAATGTTGATCTGATTATGGGGCCAGTGTCGCCGAACCTTCCCAGTGGTACGGAATTGATCGTCGAGCATGATGAATTGCGGGTTGGTGGTGCCGCTGGCAACGTGGCTCTTGCCTGGCAGGCCTTGGGATGTCCCTATCAGATCGCGGCCAATATCGGATCTGATCATTTCGGGAAATGGTTGAAGGCGGAATTCGGGGCTCCGGCCGCGCGTTGGCCTGCTGTCTCAGGCGGCACGACCGTTTCAGTCGGGGTGACACATCCGGACGGGGAACGTACCTTCCTGACGACCAAGGGACATCTGCTTACCCTCTCCTGGCCTCAGGTCAAGGAGATGATCGACTGGCAGACTCTTTCCGGGGGCGTTCTTCTGGTCTGTGGCTCTTTTCTGACTGATAGTCTCACCCAAGACTATGCGCAGATGTTCGCGCATGCCCGGCGCCATGATGTGGCGATTGCCCTTGATACCGGTTGGCCTCTGGACGATTGGACTGAGGCAACAAGGGCAAAGGTTTTGGAGTGGCTCGCCAACTGTCACTATAGTCTGTTCAATCAAATCGAAGCCACCTCGCTTTCAGGGCTGGATGACCCTCAAGACGCAGGCAAATGGCTGCTTGAGCATATGGCCGATGATGCCACTGTGATCATCAAGCGTGGCGGCAAAGGGGCCATGCTCATGCGTTCAGACTGTCTTCTATCCTGCCCAGCCCCCAAGGTCTCGCTGGTTGATACCATCGGTGCGGGAGATGTCTTCAACGCGGCTTTCTTTGCTGCCAGAGCGCAAGGTAAAGGCTGGCAGGAAGCCATGAAGACCGCCATTGAAACGGCATCGCTTGCCATATCCACCCACCCAAGATGTTACCTTCCCACCAAAAAGCCGGAGACGATTCATGAGTTCGCTTGA
- the ugpC gene encoding sn-glycerol-3-phosphate ABC transporter ATP-binding protein UgpC gives MSSLDLSHVTKTFGSQETLKGIDLTLESGEFLVLLGASGCGKSTLLNLISGLLDPSSGTITLDGRKLNGVHPKDRDIAMVFQSYALYPNLSVARNIGFGLEMRNVPKAERESAVLEAAKVLQIDHLLERKPSDLSGGQRQRVAIGRALVRKPKLFLFDEPLSNLDAKLRMEMRGELKRLHQMLGVTIVYVTHDQIEAMTLATRVAVMRDGHIEQLGTPEEIYNRPATTFVADFMGSPPINMFKGQSLSGTDLIELDVADRPFALETAKRANKATDVPEKLVVGIRPEAFSLEPIEGGISFDCVVEIVELTGPEKIVSFDVNGQRLIATFKPERDFRVGEKVCLHASQEKLSIFDAETGKSWL, from the coding sequence ATGAGTTCGCTTGACCTTAGTCACGTTACCAAGACGTTCGGTTCGCAAGAAACGCTCAAAGGCATCGACTTGACCTTGGAGAGCGGAGAGTTTCTCGTGCTTCTGGGCGCATCAGGCTGTGGCAAGTCCACCTTGCTCAATCTCATTTCGGGCTTGCTCGATCCCAGCTCGGGGACCATCACGCTGGATGGACGCAAACTGAACGGGGTTCATCCCAAAGACCGGGATATCGCCATGGTCTTTCAGTCTTATGCGCTTTATCCCAACCTGTCGGTAGCACGCAATATTGGTTTCGGGTTGGAAATGCGCAATGTGCCCAAGGCCGAGCGCGAGAGTGCGGTATTGGAAGCGGCCAAGGTTTTGCAGATCGATCATTTGTTGGAGCGCAAACCATCAGATCTTTCCGGCGGGCAGCGTCAGCGTGTTGCGATCGGTCGTGCTTTGGTGCGCAAGCCGAAACTGTTTCTGTTCGATGAACCACTGTCCAACCTTGATGCCAAATTGCGCATGGAAATGCGCGGCGAACTGAAGCGACTGCATCAGATGCTGGGGGTCACGATTGTTTATGTGACTCATGATCAGATCGAGGCGATGACACTGGCAACGCGCGTCGCTGTAATGCGCGACGGTCATATCGAGCAGCTCGGAACGCCCGAAGAAATCTACAATCGGCCAGCGACGACATTCGTGGCGGATTTCATGGGCTCTCCCCCGATCAACATGTTCAAGGGACAGTCTCTCTCCGGCACGGATTTGATTGAGCTGGATGTCGCCGACAGGCCTTTTGCGCTTGAAACTGCCAAACGCGCCAATAAGGCAACGGATGTGCCTGAAAAGCTGGTAGTTGGTATTCGGCCTGAAGCTTTCAGTCTGGAGCCGATAGAGGGGGGCATTTCGTTTGATTGCGTGGTTGAGATTGTCGAGCTGACCGGCCCTGAGAAAATCGTCTCCTTTGATGTAAATGGCCAGAGACTGATTGCGACCTTCAAGCCCGAGAGGGATTTCCGCGTAGGGGAAAAGGTCTGCCTTCACGCCTCCCAGGAGAAGCTTTCCATCTTTGATGCAGAAACAGGAAAAAGCTGGCTTTAA
- a CDS encoding Gfo/Idh/MocA family oxidoreductase codes for MTMTQKEVLNIGLVGSGFIAEFHLKSMLGVRNVRVSGVYSRSAENRQRIVDLASELGLGPCASFASLDAMLEDKSIDAVWILSPNHTRLDVMRQIHDAVTGKRSNITAVACEKPLARTIGEASEMLRLAEDANLNHGYLENQVFCTPVLRGKEIIWRRAAANAGRPYLARAAEEHSGPHAAWFWQGDKQGGGVLNDMMCHSVEVARHLLTDPAKTRSSLKIKAVNGTVANLKWTQPKYAQQLSERYGADVDYRNRPSEDFARATITLEDEEGHDLMIEATTSWAYVGAGLRIQLELLGPEYSMEFNSLATGLKIFMSREIAGSEGEDLVEKQNAEQGLMPVLEDEAGIYGYTDENRHMVECFRKGETPSETFVDGVAVVQMLMGLYYSAEEGRTVTFPAEELENYIPMVARVGAE; via the coding sequence ATGACAATGACACAAAAAGAAGTCCTGAATATCGGTCTCGTGGGAAGCGGGTTCATCGCAGAGTTTCATCTCAAATCGATGCTCGGCGTCAGGAATGTCAGGGTAAGCGGAGTTTACAGCCGCAGCGCGGAAAACCGCCAGCGCATTGTTGATCTGGCCTCCGAGCTTGGGCTTGGTCCATGTGCCTCCTTTGCGTCACTGGATGCCATGCTTGAAGACAAGAGCATTGACGCCGTCTGGATTCTTTCACCCAACCACACACGCCTTGATGTCATGCGCCAAATCCATGACGCCGTGACAGGGAAACGCAGCAACATCACGGCCGTGGCCTGCGAGAAACCGTTGGCGCGCACCATAGGGGAAGCTAGTGAGATGCTCCGGCTCGCGGAAGACGCCAATCTCAATCATGGCTATCTGGAAAATCAGGTCTTTTGCACGCCGGTATTACGCGGCAAGGAAATCATCTGGCGCCGCGCCGCAGCCAATGCCGGACGGCCTTATCTGGCCCGCGCTGCTGAAGAGCATTCAGGGCCCCATGCAGCTTGGTTCTGGCAGGGCGATAAACAGGGCGGCGGAGTGCTCAATGATATGATGTGCCATAGCGTCGAGGTTGCGCGTCACCTTCTGACCGACCCGGCAAAAACCCGTAGCTCACTCAAAATCAAGGCAGTCAACGGCACCGTCGCCAACCTCAAATGGACGCAGCCCAAATATGCTCAACAGCTCAGCGAGCGCTACGGGGCGGATGTCGACTATCGCAACCGACCTTCGGAAGACTTCGCCCGTGCCACCATCACGCTGGAAGACGAAGAAGGCCACGATCTCATGATCGAAGCGACAACATCATGGGCCTATGTTGGCGCTGGCCTGCGCATCCAGCTAGAGCTGCTCGGGCCGGAATACTCCATGGAATTCAACTCGCTGGCCACAGGCCTTAAAATCTTCATGTCCCGCGAAATCGCAGGCTCTGAAGGCGAAGATCTGGTTGAAAAGCAGAATGCAGAACAAGGGCTCATGCCGGTGTTGGAAGATGAAGCAGGTATCTACGGCTATACCGATGAGAACCGCCACATGGTGGAATGCTTCCGTAAGGGAGAGACCCCAAGCGAAACATTCGTGGATGGGGTTGCCGTGGTGCAAATGCTGATGGGGCTCTATTACTCGGCAGAGGAAGGCAGAACAGTAACCTTTCCGGCTGAGGAACTTGAAAACTATATCCCCATGGTCGCGCGCGTGGGCGCTGAATAG
- a CDS encoding LacI family DNA-binding transcriptional regulator — protein sequence MNKKPKIKDIALKAGVSATTVSRALSGTGLVAEPTLSHIRAIAESLHYRPNISARNLRTQKTMSILVVVRDIGNPFYLDIFKGAESVAHDAGYSLLMANTEDDPKREADYFDMLSHGHADGMILMTGKMPLDCDLPLDIAQKVVVALEMIDNVDLTHVVIDNEYASIEAIDHLVSLGHQKIAYIAGPIPEGMSVRRLSGFRHAMKAAGLKVPEAYIQQGNFSYQSGEQAADILLDLPDPPTAIYTANDEMAFGVIRAAKKRALSVPEELSVFGFDDTYLAEAFVPALTTVRQPCLEIGRRAMTRLLAHLSGDNPETDSIVVPTEIVIRETTAPPRQKSFSPAP from the coding sequence GTGAACAAGAAGCCGAAAATCAAGGATATCGCTTTAAAGGCTGGCGTATCAGCGACAACAGTCTCGCGCGCCTTGAGCGGCACGGGGCTCGTGGCCGAGCCAACCCTGAGCCATATTCGCGCAATTGCCGAAAGCCTGCACTATCGCCCCAATATCAGCGCCCGCAACCTTAGAACCCAGAAGACCATGTCGATACTCGTGGTGGTGCGCGACATCGGCAACCCCTTCTATCTGGATATTTTCAAAGGAGCAGAAAGCGTCGCCCACGATGCCGGTTATTCGCTTTTGATGGCCAACACCGAGGACGACCCCAAGCGCGAAGCGGACTATTTCGACATGCTTAGCCACGGCCATGCCGACGGCATGATCCTGATGACGGGGAAAATGCCCCTCGACTGCGACTTGCCTCTCGACATCGCGCAAAAAGTGGTTGTGGCCCTTGAGATGATCGACAATGTCGACTTGACCCATGTGGTCATCGATAATGAATATGCCTCCATCGAGGCGATTGATCATCTCGTTTCCCTTGGGCACCAAAAGATTGCCTATATCGCCGGCCCCATTCCCGAGGGCATGAGTGTGCGACGTCTGTCTGGCTTTCGTCATGCCATGAAGGCTGCCGGTCTCAAAGTGCCTGAAGCCTATATCCAACAGGGTAATTTCAGCTATCAAAGCGGCGAGCAAGCTGCCGACATCTTGCTCGATCTGCCAGATCCTCCAACCGCCATTTATACTGCCAACGATGAAATGGCCTTCGGCGTCATTCGTGCAGCCAAGAAGCGCGCGCTTTCTGTGCCTGAAGAGCTTTCCGTTTTCGGCTTTGATGATACCTATCTCGCAGAGGCTTTCGTGCCCGCCTTGACGACGGTGCGCCAGCCTTGCCTTGAAATCGGGCGCCGCGCCATGACCCGGCTGCTTGCCCATCTCTCCGGCGATAATCCCGAAACGGATTCCATCGTGGTGCCCACGGAAATCGTGATCAGGGAAACAACAGCGCCGCCACGTCAAAAGTCTTTCAGTCCAGCGCCTTGA
- a CDS encoding ABC transporter permease — translation MTILQHSNPQTSRSTLFVYLKNPLLVAFILIVLLLVAGEALSPGFASMEQILRLLIVAALLGIVAAGQNLVILGGREGIDLSVGGVVSLTAVLAGNVMDGSNANIIAAIAVCLAAGGVVGLINGVGVTIFGIPPLVMTLGMLGVLQGLLVVIRQGIPSGLAAPALANFVTKPFLFNLPGIIWLWAAVGLLMAFLLMRTSLGHKIYAIGSNENAAYMAGVPVRLIRILLFALSSMFAALAGICILGYSGTSFANVGDSYMLSSIIAVVLGGTPLSGGKGGYTGTMAGAFLLILMQSILTTLSIGESGRQVVFGITLLVLLLFYGRSKALRG, via the coding sequence ATGACCATTCTACAGCATAGCAACCCGCAAACATCCCGATCCACACTCTTTGTCTATTTGAAAAACCCGCTTCTGGTCGCCTTCATCTTGATCGTGCTGCTTCTCGTCGCTGGCGAGGCGCTATCACCCGGCTTTGCCTCAATGGAACAGATACTGCGCCTGCTCATTGTGGCGGCCTTGCTCGGCATCGTCGCTGCCGGACAAAACCTGGTTATATTGGGAGGGCGCGAAGGGATCGACCTCTCGGTTGGAGGGGTCGTATCCCTGACCGCCGTGCTCGCAGGCAATGTCATGGATGGCAGCAATGCCAATATCATAGCCGCAATCGCCGTTTGCCTTGCCGCCGGAGGAGTGGTTGGCCTTATCAATGGGGTTGGAGTTACCATCTTCGGCATTCCGCCTCTGGTGATGACCTTGGGCATGCTTGGCGTGCTTCAGGGGCTTCTGGTTGTCATAAGACAGGGCATTCCATCGGGTTTGGCAGCACCTGCGCTTGCCAATTTCGTCACCAAGCCATTCCTCTTCAATCTACCCGGCATCATATGGCTCTGGGCAGCCGTTGGGCTGCTTATGGCCTTCCTGCTGATGCGTACATCCCTTGGCCACAAGATCTATGCGATCGGCTCCAACGAGAATGCAGCCTATATGGCAGGTGTCCCGGTGCGACTGATCCGCATCCTGCTGTTTGCCTTGTCGAGCATGTTTGCAGCACTCGCTGGCATCTGCATTCTGGGCTACTCGGGCACCTCCTTTGCCAATGTGGGCGATAGCTACATGCTGTCTTCCATCATCGCCGTCGTTTTGGGCGGCACACCACTTTCCGGAGGCAAGGGGGGATATACCGGCACCATGGCCGGAGCCTTCCTGCTGATCCTGATGCAGAGTATCCTGACGACACTCAGCATAGGTGAATCCGGTCGACAGGTCGTGTTTGGCATCACTCTCCTTGTTCTTCTATTGTTCTATGGGCGCAGCAAGGCCTTGCGCGGCTAG